The following are encoded in a window of Candidatus Thorarchaeota archaeon genomic DNA:
- a CDS encoding ATP-binding protein produces MADDKLWLGTYLDDEGKRTDKNFEISVDLLRRHGGVFGSTGSGKTVLSKAIIEEAALEGIPVIAFDPQGDIASLMLPGDPEELEKKGVPPQRLEEYMDKVIVRVFTPASSKGLPISINPLKLPDKTADQDDVIRLLDNSARTLVKVLAKVAGLTSSWEAKSFAAVYELIRAIWEEDEKDIGSLAELANMLEADKEEIGVDLEPYMKSSERGKLATAIRSLTVGSSQLLFKEEGQIDFDYMTKEVDGKTPINVLFLKTLRSEEEKHFFISIVLNQLYSWMLRQGYSEDPRMILFQDEAAPFIPAGMKSPGPKETFLLIFRQARKYGVECLIATQSPKDIDYKAFEQFNTIASGRISSKQSLKVLERILEPIAGEKASEEIIDALPGQQTASFVFSSADLKPKVNQIGVRWLLTKHVTLTEKDVEKHMKELVERRREVLEKMEKERKKP; encoded by the coding sequence ATGGCAGATGACAAACTGTGGCTAGGCACATATCTCGATGATGAAGGGAAAAGGACCGACAAGAATTTCGAAATCAGCGTCGATCTCCTTCGCAGACATGGAGGAGTTTTTGGGTCAACTGGTTCTGGAAAGACAGTACTAAGCAAGGCCATAATAGAGGAAGCAGCATTGGAAGGGATTCCTGTCATAGCCTTTGATCCACAGGGCGATATCGCTTCATTGATGCTGCCGGGAGATCCAGAAGAGCTTGAGAAGAAGGGAGTTCCTCCTCAACGATTGGAGGAATATATGGACAAAGTCATCGTGCGCGTGTTCACACCTGCAAGCAGTAAAGGACTGCCCATATCAATCAACCCACTGAAACTGCCAGACAAGACAGCAGACCAGGATGATGTCATAAGACTGCTAGACAATTCAGCTAGAACCCTAGTGAAGGTTCTTGCTAAGGTAGCTGGACTTACGAGCTCCTGGGAAGCTAAGTCGTTTGCTGCAGTATACGAACTCATCCGTGCAATCTGGGAAGAAGATGAGAAGGATATTGGTAGCCTAGCCGAACTCGCAAACATGCTTGAGGCTGACAAGGAGGAGATAGGGGTCGATTTGGAGCCCTACATGAAATCCTCAGAGAGAGGGAAGCTTGCAACAGCTATCAGGAGCTTGACTGTTGGCTCATCACAGCTTCTCTTCAAAGAAGAAGGCCAAATCGATTTTGATTACATGACGAAAGAAGTAGATGGTAAAACACCCATCAACGTGCTCTTTTTGAAGACCCTTCGGAGCGAAGAGGAAAAACACTTCTTCATATCGATCGTACTGAATCAGCTCTATTCATGGATGCTACGGCAGGGATACAGTGAAGATCCCAGAATGATTCTCTTCCAAGATGAGGCAGCCCCCTTCATTCCTGCAGGGATGAAATCTCCGGGTCCGAAAGAGACCTTCCTTTTGATTTTCCGTCAAGCGAGGAAGTACGGAGTGGAATGCTTGATTGCCACGCAAAGCCCAAAGGACATTGATTACAAAGCATTTGAGCAATTCAATACTATCGCGTCTGGGAGAATCAGCAGCAAACAGTCTCTCAAGGTGCTTGAACGGATTCTAGAGCCAATTGCTGGAGAAAAAGCATCTGAAGAAATCATAGATGCTCTTCCCGGCCAACAAACAGCTAGCTTTGTCTTCTCTTCCGCAGACCTCAAACCGAAGGTCAACCAGATAGGTGTCAGATGGCTCCTCACCAAACACGTGACCCTGACCGAGAAAGATGTCGAGAAGCACATGAAGGAACTGGTTGAGAGGAGAAGGGAAGTACTTGAGAAGATGGAAAAGGAGCGGAAAAAACCC
- a CDS encoding MFS transporter yields MGLRASEHTGNLLALYLITMVMRASFYVSIAVIQSSSYMGGGLEVLQIAAVMIVYPVAELTSVSFFGSYSDKIGRRPILIVSLFLTGLAALTFAFTPSVIILLVASALFGIGAASKVSTTLSMIADMSEKDNRARLMGYYDLSTLMGLAGGYGLGVILLEFSILPVLILSAAGSACIISGLIAIAAISETKTHVHVEMSMSSLLREVAGDRRIQKMIPVYVPIISMYGLLIGYAEHIIENYFSLTATDLIILFGMLGGALILGIITMGHLSDHLRKRRPFIVGGLLGFGVLTYLLVANSDNIAALWSVWPLLPILGFIAGAFPPAAMAYLTDVSEEETRGTTMGVYSIFFGSGMIIGPAVGGFAYSNFGLPGLTIVVAVFIAIAIIGTYFMPEVHEETAQKQ; encoded by the coding sequence ATGGGTCTTCGAGCTTCTGAGCACACCGGGAACTTACTCGCGCTTTACCTAATCACTATGGTCATGAGAGCATCATTCTATGTTAGCATTGCAGTTATCCAGAGTTCCTCCTACATGGGTGGGGGACTTGAAGTGCTGCAAATAGCTGCAGTGATGATAGTATATCCTGTAGCAGAACTGACTTCCGTTTCATTCTTCGGTTCTTACAGCGATAAAATCGGAAGAAGACCGATATTGATTGTCAGCCTGTTCTTGACGGGGTTGGCTGCACTTACCTTTGCTTTTACACCCAGCGTCATAATCCTCCTGGTTGCATCAGCATTGTTCGGTATCGGAGCAGCGTCTAAGGTCTCAACTACTCTTTCCATGATTGCAGACATGTCAGAAAAAGATAACAGAGCGCGTCTTATGGGCTACTACGATCTGTCGACTCTGATGGGGCTTGCAGGAGGATATGGTCTTGGTGTCATTCTTCTCGAATTCAGTATTCTGCCGGTTCTGATTCTAAGTGCTGCGGGCTCAGCATGTATCATCAGTGGGCTCATAGCCATTGCGGCAATTAGTGAAACCAAGACGCATGTTCATGTGGAAATGAGTATGTCTAGTCTCCTGCGAGAAGTAGCAGGTGACCGTAGGATTCAGAAGATGATTCCTGTGTATGTACCAATCATCTCGATGTACGGCTTGCTCATAGGATATGCTGAGCACATCATCGAAAACTACTTCTCGTTAACAGCCACGGATCTCATTATCCTTTTCGGGATGCTCGGCGGCGCTTTGATTCTGGGAATCATCACCATGGGTCACTTATCGGATCATCTTAGAAAGCGTCGCCCGTTTATCGTTGGCGGACTCTTGGGTTTTGGGGTGCTTACGTACTTGCTGGTGGCAAATTCCGACAACATAGCCGCCCTTTGGTCGGTATGGCCGCTCCTGCCCATTCTAGGATTCATAGCCGGTGCATTCCCACCAGCCGCCATGGCCTATCTCACAGATGTTTCAGAAGAAGAAACTCGCGGTACCACCATGGGAGTCTATAGCATCTTCTTTGGATCCGGTATGATTATCGGCCCCGCAGTTGGAGGGTTCGCCTATTCTAACTTCGGCCTGCCTGGACTCACAATCGTGGTTGCTGTTTTCATAGCAATTGCCATCATTGGGACCTACTTCATGCCCGAGGTACATGAAGAAACCGCCCAAAAGCAATAG